DNA sequence from the Siniperca chuatsi isolate FFG_IHB_CAS linkage group LG3, ASM2008510v1, whole genome shotgun sequence genome:
AGTAGCACAGGTATAACATGCAACTTGCAAGTGAGCACAGGGTTCATGATGACGTCTGATGTGTTTGCATAGAGAGGTTTGGTTGACAGCATTTACACTGCAGTGCTGTCTCACATGCGTTTATGGACATGCACAACGTTGTTACAGGAGGGGCAGGAATGCTCCACATCCTTGCAATCATCCACGCAGAAGGGGATCAAACAGCAAGGCCAGCACCTGGTGTGGAGTATCAGAATAAAGTCAAAATAACAATTCATCATGTATACATCACTATGTACActgtaaattatattaataaaaatgtgagtGAACTGAACTTTGTTCAAAGTCATCTTATGagctttgaaaatgtaaagcCATATGAGTTAAGTTTAGTGAACTTGAGAAAACTAGTTCAGTAAACTTATGATATTAAGTTGAGTCAGCAACTGTTCAGTCACACAGATTTATTctccatttacattttcttaGTTTGAGAAGTCAATTCTTCATATGACATGAAGAACTTGCAGAAGAACGTATATATATTTACCCTAAGTACCTAAGTATTTACCTGagttcaaatgtgtgtgtgtgtgttggggtctCTACTCACATTAAGATTCCTAACACGCCACAGATCAGCCAGGTGAGCATACCAATTTTGTGGTTCACTGTAGTGACAACAGTGTTTTGGCAGTGAGGACACACCATCTGTCCAGGAACATGAGTcgggagctgctgctgctgcaccaccACTACCTGGTTCACTGTGAGGAAGACACCCAACCTCCTGTAACACCCACTGACAACACAACTGACCTGCAGTTTATGCTGTATTCTGCAAATTCAAAGTTATTTTAACTTGTGAGAAACAGTTGGAGAGAGACACTCACCAGGTTGTAAGACCTGAGGTTGTTGTGGGGTGTGCTGGTAAACAGGTTGTTGAACTGGATATGAGAAAGACACATTTAGATTGAAAAAgttttaaagaacaaaataatatCCAAGCTGCCAAAAGGCTCCTACAACATGGACCAAAATGAATCAAGAAATTAGCTACATTacagtaaaagagaaaaaacaagcatGAAGATGAAGGTCCCTGATCTCTTACCAGGTTGGTTGCCAGGCTGAGCTTGGTAGGCTCCCGTGTTGTTGTTCAAAGGGGGACCGGGGTACGGCGGTGCTGCCATTTCTGGAGGAGAAGGTCCCTGACTTTTTTCCATGATATCTGCTAAAGGAGCAGAGAAAAAGCTTGTAAGTCAGAGAAAATACGGCCTTGTAATCCAAATCTGTTCTTCTGATCTCTCTGAATGAAGCAAAGTGAACAGAGCAGGTTGGGTGGTTAAAATGTGGAGCAGACTTGGGCACAGATTGAAACCTGCTGTCCCTATTTATTTTCACACCATCTCCACAGTGTGAAAACTCACTAATCAAGTTGTAGATCATTTTAAAGCAATGAATGTTGCTTTCTCCATGACGTGTATATGCCGGCAAGCTGGTTTGGTGGcattgcatttttacatttttaaggaGCAGATCAGTGTAAAGGGAAAAGTCAGAGTGGTATTTCTTATCAGCTATTTATTTGCATGTCGACTTGTCGACATGTCGAACACACCTAATACTAATGCAAATCTATGAGGGCTGAGAGAGATCAATGCactacagaaaaacacaagcaaatataCAAATCACAAGCAAATGAAGAACATCACGTGCTGTACACGACATGAGGAAACGCACTGCAAATACAGAGAACCCAAGCAAATAGAGAAATGCGCAGGTCGTACACAACAACAGAATAAATAGAAACCAATACACCTTTTTACagaagatattttgacatgccacagtaggaaaagcacataatgtgaaaataatatACTTAATCATGGCAGAATTCCATTTTGCTGTtttagtttcagggtcctggtattgacCTTTTTCACGGCAGagattttgacttgttatagaaggaaaagcacaggtgaaacaaattttGTTAGCTTTTGCTCAGGGTCCCTGTAAACCACGACAGTGAGCCAgaatgcacaataccaggaccccgGAAGCAGCTCACCTAAATGGGTtgcagtcatttttaatgttatcaattacatctgtgtttttcctgctatgGCAAGccaaaatgtttattgttcatgctggtttgttgtcacactgtcatgacttactgggataCTTGAATAGAACGGAGGCATTGTTAATGtgcaagttactgaaattttgtaattagttacagttactagttacctCTCTCAAAAGTCATTGAATTACTTTACCAATTGCTGGGGGAAAGTAACTTTTGCgttacttttaaatgtctgcttcagttctctttttaatgcacacatttgaaacagaatcaacttttggagaaacacaACCTGCTGTCACCTGTGTTGGCCAATCCTGTGATCAGACCGGTCAAACTGCTTCACAGTCCTGAAACCAGGCGGAGTTCATCGACCAAACTATGATACACTCCCAGCTGTGTCCTGGCTTGGTTTATTTAGCGTACCAAGCTTCTAAGTCTGTGTCTGGCTtacagtctatgctgaaaaatagcaataccaagaagtttcttttggtttgtgttcatttgtttgagagagacagcagtGGTCAAGCAACCTATATACTGAATGAGGAGAGAGAGCGGCAGTAGTGAGAAAGCTGGTGAATCAGAGAAACAAAACGTTGCTTTCtaattgtttcacagcggttacgttctgaagcacaaataaacatgcccTCACACCGCCGCACAAACCTGCAGATAATCGCTGCAGTGCCTTATTTGGTCTGATTGAAGTGGTCGGGTGACGTTATATCATAAACTGGAAAAAACAGGGAATAAGCTATGTTTGTCTGCTGTCCACTGCAATTGTCCACTATTTTCAGGTAAGACAAAAGTAATGAgcccatttaaatttcagtaattgtaattatgttatttaatttgaaaaaaagtaattagttacatgtcTAGTTACCACCAAAAGTAGTGGAATTACAGTAAGGCTGTAGGCTACTTTGTAACGTACTACTCCCAACGCtgttagtaacacctgtgctattcctttgacaagtcaaaatctctgctgtgaaaaaggcccagAGAAGTTTCCGGGAGACACTAAAATCTGATTACAGCAACATACTAGTAATTAGTAAAAGACTGATACTATATATAGTCAATATCTCATAATGTTTTTGGGAGCTTCCAAACACATCTCACATACTTCTCCACTGAGCAATTTGACGTTGAAAAGATGTCTATTATACATCTATTCATGCTGaatcaaaatgttaaaactaaaataaacattttcaatcATCTTTAACGAGTGGTCAATGCAATCATCAGTTTTGAGTGTCCCCAATGAatttctgttgtgttgtgttctgcatgtgacatttctctgtttgcttccgttttctgtatttgccgcgcatttgtttatgttgtgtatgtgttgtcaaattggtgGATGTGTTTCTGAcattaatttgcttgtgttttatttatttacagcatttttttctaaagatgttttcttcattttttgtgttttcttaagctgtGTACACTGAGCTTTCTTGGCCACCATCCAAATCAGAGAATGCAGGTTGATATGGGCTTACTGAGAATAAAAGCCAAAGGCACTTTTTAACTGGTATACACATGAAAACcaagcatcacacacacacattccaacATTAAGTGGGTTTACTGCAGTTTAGTTTGCATTCAacacaaatgtctgttttttaacAGACTTTGTAGATCAAAGGATTAACTTATTTCAAGAGTGACTACTATGTTGGACAACCCTTTtctgaaaacaaagaacagactaACTCAGAATATAGCTGCTTAAAACATCAACAGCACTTCAGACTccttcttgttttaaaaaaagaaaaaaagagttgcTGTTTTTGGATTTCGAAGTACAAAATCatataaatcaacaaaatcaGACAAACAAGACAGGTACAGGTTCTGCTGGCATGTAGTATTTCTTCTAACTCTGAGCctatgtatgttttattgtcTCTCAACTGATGACAGATGTAATGCTGCTTACCTGGATAAAGAGTTCAGGAGGGTGTGTGAGAGTGCTGCTTCCTCCTCTGAGAGATCAAGgcaaatgttaatgtaatgaGTGTCTGAAAGAAGGTGGAGCAACACTGTGAAGAAAGCACATAGCACATTTGTTTCGATTATTTGTTTCTGTAGTGTCTTGCCACATTATCAATTCCAACCAAACTCTTCAAATAGACAGTATTacgttttgttttctttatttaccaTATTTTGTGTTACAGTATTAGATTACTAGATTcttgaaaatgtattcaacTTGTATTAATGTTCCAATGTTTGAGGCAAACTGTGAGAAACTTTGTCCATATCCAACCATGTCCAAGACGATACTGAAGGGTATTGTATTTGTAAGGtgcaaagtaaataaaagctgttttctttaaaacattcTTACTGTAATCCAGGGGatttataaaagaaaactgCACTGAGCTTGTGTGGGATATCTTGAAGATGTTGTGCATTCAATTTCAAACAGGGGGCATTTATATATGTTAATTTGCAGGTGAGCAATGGTGGTACAGTAAATGTCACAGGAACTTTGATATTCCAGGGGACTGGCAAAACCTGAAGTGCAACTTTTGACATTTGGAGATATTTTGGTGATTCAAGGAAGACACTTGAAGGCTAATATGAAAagaatttaaaggataaggctggcgttgttctgtatttttcttattgtcatcaaattccatgaaaagaccaaaaccaacaatacatTAGTCAGTAACTCAACCCCAAGCCCACTTAAGATGTACATCTTTAAAAgtgggtcacaaatatatactttaattttttttaaaggttaaataatttcctcaaacaaaTTTTCCTTTAAGAGTAGTTTTAAAGTTATTGTCTTTATACTAATGCAAAATGTCATAGCATTAAGCGTTGCCATGTCACATCACATCGAGTATCCAACAGGAATTCACagaatttcattaaaaacaaatgcagtgtaACAGTAAAAGAGCACCAGCAGAGGGCTCAGTGTGAACACATTAACATgaagtgtgactgtgtgtttcgTAGGAAGTGGACTTGATCAGGAGCGTCCAGGCTCTTCTGAAGAGAACCACAGCTCAGGCTGACAGTCAGATCAAGTGAGTGTCAAAACCTGTTTCCTCAAAGTTAAACTATTTGGTATAAGCAGTCAGCCAGGAATATCTAAAGAGATAAATGTTGCAGGAATGTTGGCCACTCTTATCTGATTTGAACATGGTTACAGCTTTACTTGCCCCTTTATTACTCTTACGTGTTATGTCAAACAGTAATTCTGAGTAAGAATGAGATTTTTCCTCAGTCTCCTCTTCATGGCAGACTGTAAACAGCCTTGCCTCTGTGACTTTCCACATCCGTCTTCATGAGCCTTTTTTTCAGCAGCCAGGTTTGTGTCCGCAGACTCTAGATGACAAAGTTCAGCTAGATCACCACAAGATGGAACAGTGGCTTAGGCATTAGCACTGTTCTTTCAACTgtacaaagacatgcaggtcagGTGGCAGACACCCTGTCCTTGTCCAGGGTCAATCCTGCCTTCAGCCCTCCATGACAATGAACAGGATTAGCAGTGTATAAAAGGGATGGGTTCATGatgaatgtgtatatttatatactgtatatttttgtctAAGAACTGCGACGTGAGGGCAACAGAGATGTTAGTAACAagacaataatacatttttgttatctCTTACAGTAGTGATGAttttcatttgtgttgttttgtttaaggATTTAAAGGTTTCTTTGAAGTCGAcaccctcccctctctctctctctctccctctgtgtgtgtctctgtacaAAGGTTATTTACAggcatctttttctctcttgtgtGTGCTCCCCCTATTTCTTTTCTACAGTTATGGTAATATATGGTAATAATAAAGTCTAGAGTGACATCTGGTTTGGCAAAAAATGGTTAGGTTTATATTCAGTGTCACTAAAGAGAGACTGTAACTTTTCAGtattatactatatactaaATATACTATTTTTACATCATGCACAGATGTAACACACATGAGGGAGAACATGGAAacaaatattcatatatattcacAGATACATTCACACAGggtgcagctgcagctgcagagagaaatgTTTGTCTTGCTTTAAGCAGGCTGCAAGAAGAGACAAAACTGATATTTCAAGATGCAAAATGATAGCCAAGTaaagagaggacagaggcaATATTTATTAGGACATAACATTCAAAAAGTGGGGCAAGAAGAATGAGAGATGTTTGAAAATAAGTGAAGATCTGAGGCAGAATCAgttacatcttttaaatcacttctcaaaacgtatcttttaaaaaaagctttttattaatgctaGCACACCGTTGTATTCCCAACATGTcttatcttttattattattgtttatatcTTATATTactgttgggtattttattaaacttgacttgacattTATTTCAAGGTGAAACTTTTATCTCAAATGACAGCAACTCAGGTTCTGTTAATTTTCATCAACCTCTTCAAGGTTGTACCCTTTTCTCCTGCTATTTCTACAAAACATGGAGCTCACAAAAGTTTTCTAAATTCTGCCAGTCATGACTGTGACTTTTATAATCAttcttacctgtgtgtgtgaacacgGGTcaatgttcacacacacaggtaagaaTCAGTAGTTATTGGTTTTAGTTAATCCAACTACACAATGGATGTGGTTGGCTTTCAAAtgcataacttttttttttcttactccCCTCATTGAAAGTTTTCTCACACCTGGGGTTCTCACCTCTGCAGATACAGAAGCTGTAGCTCCCAAGTGTGTCGGGAGTATCAGGCTAAGACAGCCTCCCTCTTTGTTGGTGTCCCCCTGTGGATAAGGGGGGTTTAACCAGTTTAGCACCTTTTAAACTGCCCTTACCCCCCACATGCATGGTATCCTTTTTTCAGCACAAACTCAGCTACAAGTCTGACATATCATTTTGTCAGTGAGTGTAAAGCTGGAAGGAACCCAAAATATAAGACACAGGTGcctaaaaatatacatatcTTTAGTGATAATCTCTCAAAATATTGTTGGAGACCAGTTCAAGGTagttttttcttcattatttgTGTGACTTTGTTATAGAAAGTCTATGTATGCCAGTAACTCCCTGAAACTATTAATAATTCAAAGTTTTaaaactctttttaaaaatgtggtcTACAAACATTAATGCTGTTTTTTGTCTGGCTGTgattgtttctttctctctgctgtactcaggtctctcttgcaaaagagatcttgatctcaacgAGATTACCTGTTTAAATACAGGTTATACATAAATGAGATATTGTGTGAAAGCCCCATATCAGCActttcaacagttttttttagcttgtctctacataatacataaataaagttatgttatTTAATCCTCCCCTaaactgtattgtattgtagaTTACAGACACGTGCACAGAACGCAGCATAACAACAGGTGGTTGACATCCAGTCAATGAGCTGAAATGGGGCTGCTGGTATAGGACCTCGTTTCAGTCAACCAACATTGTGGAAAAAGAGCTAAATGGATGCGTCCCTCCCTGGGGTACTGCAGCCCCGTGT
Encoded proteins:
- the LOC122873519 gene encoding LITAF domain-containing protein-like translates to MEKSQGPSPPEMAAPPYPGPPLNNNTGAYQAQPGNQPVQQPVYQHTPQQPQVLQPVNQVVVVQQQQLPTHVPGQMVCPHCQNTVVTTVNHKIGMLTWLICGVLGILMCWPCCLIPFCVDDCKDVEHSCPSCNNVVHVHKRM